In Thermanaerovibrio velox DSM 12556, the genomic stretch CCTGGGAGGGCGGTTCGAGGGGGACGTGCTGCTTGGGGTGCCTAGGTCCTCGAGGGGGCCGGTGAGTTTGGGGGAGACCTTGTGCCACTGGCTCACCCGGTTCTTCCAGGTGGATGATCCCGGACGGCAGGGTGGTTGATGGTCCTGGGATGTAAGTGGGGAGTCTGAAGATCCTGGTCTGGCGTCCCTAGGGGTTTTGGGGTTTTCATGTGGTCAGCGTTTTGGATGCAGCCTGTTTGGGCTCATAATCGAGATAGACGAATATCAGCGAGGAGGGAAAGAAGATGATAGATCCGCGCATCGCCTTGGTGGAGAAGAGGTATTCCAAGGCCGATCCCGTGCCCCCTTTCAGGCCCGGTGACACCGTGAAGGTGCACGTTAAGGTTAAGGAGGGTAACCGGGAGAGGATTCAGGTGTTCGAGGGTGTTGTGATAGCCCGTCAGCACGGTGGCATAAGGGAGAACTTCGTGGTGAGGAAGGTCTCCAACGGCGTGGGTGTGGAGAGGATATTCCCCGTCCACTGCCCCAGCGTTGACAAGGTTGAGGTGGTGCGTCGCGGCCGGGTGCGCAGGGCGAAGCTCTACTACCTGCGCAAGCTCTCCGGCAAGGCGGCCAGGATAAAGGAGCGTCGGGAGTTCTAGCCCGTTATCAAGGGCTTTGGGCGGTTCACAGCGAGCGTCCCACCCCGCCGGGATCGGCGCGGGTGGGACGCTCGCTTTTTGTTTCTTGGCTCATGGGGTGCGGCAAGGAAATCATAATTACAAAGTGATGTCACATCGGTGTGGTTAGTTAGATGGTTTTAAAAATACAGGCCTTTAGGGGGAGTGTTGCAGGGATAGGTTTTTTATTGCTAGCTTAACCTATGTTTGAGGACTCAAACATATGCTGTCCTAAGATCGAGGAGGTGTTCCATAGATGTTCCGTACCGCACGCCGCTTATGCGGACTATTGGCATTAACCGTCGCCATGACGGTACCGTCCCTTGCCAGCGCTCACGGTGTTTGGATAGGGGAGCAGCAGTCGAAGATGACCATAATCCTTGGGGAAGGCGCCGCAAACGACGCTTACGACCCGTCAAAGGTCAAATGGGTCAGGGCGTATGGAGATGGCACAGGTCAAGTACCTGTGGAAATTCAGAGGCTCCAGGACCACGTGATAATAACGAAAGCCCCTGGCGCTCAGATAATCACCCTGGCGTTCGACCACGGATACTGGTCCCAGGATAGCTCCGGCAAGTGGCATAATAAACCCAAGTCACAAATCAACAACCCCGTAGGAGATGGCATGAGGGCCCTCAAGTTCTCCACATCCTACATCGGCCCTTCCGCATCCCCCGCCGTTATTCCTGACCTTGACCTGCAGGTGGTTCCGTCGGTAAACCCGTTGTCCCTCAAAAAGGGGGACAGCCTCAAAGTAAGAGTCCTGCTCCACGGGAAGCCGGTTAAGGGTGCCTCCCTGTACCCGGACTTCATCGGAGATGTGGATGTGTCGGTTAAGACCGATAATGACGGCTACGCCATCGTAAGGGTTCCATCAGCGGGGCTAAACGTGATAGGCGCAAAGGTGAACGTGGAAAACCCGGATAAATCCGACAGGGACGGGGAGAAGATAAACTACTTCGCCACCTTGGTTTTTAATCTACAAAAGGACGAGGACTAAAAAATGGGGGCATCCCTTGGGATGCCCCCATTCTTGGCTTTTGAGGTTTGTGGCGGGCAAAGTTGCAAAAGCCATGGGATCACGCAGGGCTTTAGGTCCTCAAGGTCCTAGGACGGCCCTCATTTTGCTGGTAAGATGCCGTACTTCCTCAAGTAGGCGCTCCTTGTCCTCCTGGTGCTTACTAACCAGGTCCATTATGGCGCTTCCAACCACCACTCCCTCCGCCAGAGCTGCCGCCCTCTGGGCTCGTTCGGGGTCCTTTATGCCGAAGCCCACCACCGTAGGTATGCTAAAATGTCTCCTGACCCGCCGGAGGTAGCCCTCCATGTCCTCGTGAAGGTCCTTATGGGATCCGGTGGTCCCCAGCATTGAGACGCAATACACGAACCCCTTGGCATCTCTTCCCATCTCCTGGAGACGCTTCTCCGGCGAGTTGGGGGATACCATGGGGATGTTTATCAGTCCCTCACGATCCAGGGCAGTCCTTAGGCCTTTCCCTTCGTCGAACGGGAGGTCCGCCACGATAACCCCATCGATCCCGGCTTCCGCGGCCCGGCGGGCAAATCGCTCATACCCATACCGCAGGATGGGATTCACGTATCCCATGAGAAGCAGCGGTACCTTAACGGAGTTCCTTAGGGTTTCTGCCAAATCCAGCACCGAGGCGAGGGTGGTTCCCCTCCTCAGTGATCGCTGTCCAGAGGCCTGTATGATCGGCCCGTCAGCCAGCGGGTCAGAGAATGGTATCCCCAGCTCCAATATGTCGGCTCCCGAACTTTCCAGGGTGGAGCAGATATCCGCGGAGGTGTTAATGTCCGGGTCCCCTGCCATTACGAAGGCGATGAGGGCCTTGCGGTTTTCGAATGTTTTTTTAAGGCTGTTCATGGGTTATCGCCTCCAACGATGGATTTAACAGAATGCCTGTCCTTGTCGCCCCTTCCGGAGAGGTTTACGACCACCACTTGGTCCTTGTGGAGATCTGAGGCAAGGCGGATTGCATGGGCCACCGCATGGGCGCTTTCCAGGGCCGGTATGATCCCCTCCAGGCGGGATAGGATGAAGAAGGCTTCCAGGGCTTCCTGGTCCGTTACGGATGTGTATTCAGCCCTTTTGGTCTCCATGAGGAAGCTGTGTTCAGGACCCACACCGGGGTAATCTAGGCCAGCGGAGATGGAATACGCCTCGATTATCTGGCCGTCCTGGTCCTGCAGAAGGTAGGACCGGCAGCCGTGGAATACGCCTGGGCTTCCTGCCGTTAAGGATGCGGCGTGAAGCCCCGTTTGAAGCCCCTTGCCTGCGCCCTCAACGCCGATGAGGCGTACGGATTTGTCGGGAATGAATGGATAGAACAGGCCTATGGCGTTGCTTCCGCCCCCAACACAGGCTATGAGGACGTCGGGAAGGCGCCCCTCGTACTGTAGGATCTGCTGGCGGGTCTCGTCTCCTATGACTCGCTGAAAATCCCTAACCAGCGATGGATATGGATGTGGTCCTACGGCGGAGCCGATTATGTAGTGGGTGTCCTCCACGTTAGCCACCCAGTGCCGGATGGCCTCGTTTGTGGCGTCCTTCAGCGTCATGCTTCCCGATGAGACGGGGATGACCTGGGCTCCCAGGATGTGCATCCTTTCCACGTTAAGGGACTGCCGTTTCATGTCCTCCGTCCCCATGAACACGTGGCATTCAAGTCCTAGCCGGGCTGCCGCGCTGGCCACCGCAACCCCGTGCTGACCCGCGCCGGTCTCTGCGATGACCCTGCGCTTCCCTAGGCGGCGGGCTAGCAGCGCTTGCCCTAGGGCGTTGTTTATCTTGTGCGCCCCCGTATGGTTTAGGTCCTCCCTCTTTAGATAGATCTTTGCCCCTCCGGCGTGTAGGGTCAGCCTCTCCGCAAAGGTCAAGGGGGTAGGGCGTCCCCCGTACCGGTGGAGCAGCTCTTTCAGTTCCTCTTGAAAAGCCCGGTCCTCCTTTATTTCATTGTAGGCCCTTTCCAGTTCTTCCAATGCGGGGATCAGGGTTTCTGGTACGAACCTCCCGCCGAAGGGGCCGAAATATCCATTACGTATCATGGATGATCACCTCTCTTGTTTTTGGGGTTCGGCCTTTAGCCGCCATGATTGCCATTCCCATGAGGCGGTGGTCTTTTATTCCATGGGATGTTTCGATGGCGCTGTTTATGTCCACCCCATGGGGGCTTGCTTGCCTTATGGCCTTAGTTATGTTTTTGGGCCCCAACCCGCCGGCCAGGATGAAGGGGCGAGAAAAACGGACTCCCTGCAGTAGAGACCAGTCAAAGGGCTGCCCAGTGCCTCCTGAAACGCCCTTTACCTTTGTGTCCAATAGGAAGAAGTGAGCCGCTTCCTTGTAGCTTTCCAGGGCTTCAAGGTCTTCCCTGAGAGAGATCCCGAGGGCCTTTATGGTTTTGATAGGAAGATTTGCAAGTAGAGAAGGGGGTTCGTTGCCGTGGAACTGGAGGTAGTCGAACATGCGGCTTTCAACTGCTTCCCGCAGCTCCTCTTCGGTGGGGTCCGCCATCACCCCCACCACGGAGAGGAACGGGGGAAGCCGTTGGATTATGGAAGCTGCTTGCCCAAGGCTGACCCTTCGGGGGCTTTGAGCCATAATGAAGCCCAAAGCATCGGCTCCCAGTCTGGCGGCCTCTAAGGCGTCCTCCTCCCTGGTGATCCCACAAACCTTTACCCGGATCACTCTATCAACCCCTTGAGCCTTTTTATGTGGGTAGAAGGGTTCTTGGAGACCATGAGGCTTTCCCCCACAAGGATCCCGTGAACCCCCGCCTTCTCAAGGAAGACCACGTCTTCCCGGCAGGATATCCCGCTTTCGGCTATCACATACCGGTGGCTTGAGGGTTCAAGTCGCCGGAGTTCCTCCATGATCCGGTACGTGGTGTTAAGGTTTACGGAGAAGTCCCGCAGGTCCCGGTTGTTGATGCCTATTATGTCCGTTTCGGTCTCCAAGGCTCTTCGGAGGTCCTCTTGGTCGTGCACCTCCACCACTGCCTCCAGACCGAGGGACCTTGCGGTTCCCAACATGCGCTGCAGCCTCTTACCAGGGAGTATGGCGGCTATTAGAAGCACCGCGTCGGCCCCTAGGAAGAGGCTTTCATAAACCTGTACCGGGTCCACGATGAAGTCCTTTCTAATAAAAGGGATATCTGCCTTAGGGCGGAGCTGCCGCATTATGTCTGGGCTTCCTTGGAAGAAGGGCTGGTCGGTCACTATTGAAATTCCGTCAGCCCCGCCTTTGATGTAGGCTTCAAGCTGTTTATCCGGCTCAAAGGGGTCCGCCAAGATGCCCTTGCTGGGACTGGCCTTCTTTATCTCCCCTATTATGGAGATTCCCGGCGTGGCCAGACGGGCCTTCAGAGACAGCTTGGGGCCTTTTATCTTCTGCACCTGGTGGTTTTTCTCAAGCACTATGCGGTCCAGTATCATACTGCCTCCTCCTTTCCTGTTATTGACCTGGAGAATCGGACCACCTCTTCAAGCTTTTTCATAGCAAGGCCGCTGTCTATGATTTGTTCTGCCATGCGGGCTCCTTCGAATATCCCGGTGGTTAGCCCGTCCACGTACAGTGCGGCGGCGGCGTTGAGCACCACCACGTCTCTCATTGGCCCCCTCATGCCGCCGAATATGTCCAACAAGATCCGGCGGTTCTCGTTTACGCCGCCTCCTGAGGCGTACCCCAAGGGTGCTCTGCTTAGCCCCGCGTCCTCGGGAAGTATCTCCATGTCCTGGATCTTCCCTCGGTTCAGCAGACACACCCTGTTGGGACCGCTAAGCGAAAGCTCGTCCAACCCGCCATGGCCGTGAAACACCATTGCCCTACTGACCCCGAGTAGGGCCAGGACCTCAGTTATGGGCCGGACCAGCTTGGGGGAGAAGACCCCCACCAGCTGGTGGGATGGCTTTGCTGGGTTTGAGAGGGGGCCTAAGATATTGAAGATAGTTCGAAGCCCTATGGCCTTCCGTATCGGGGCGACGTTTTTCATGGGACTGTTGAAGTGGGGAGCGAAGATGAAGCCGTAGCCAGTTTTGCTGATGCAGGCTTTCACGTCCTCTGGCTTATCTAACAGCGGTATCCCTAGGGCTTCCAGGATGTCGGCGCTTCCGCAACGGCTTGATACGGATCGGTTCCCGTGTTTGGCCACCAAAGACCCCGCCGCGGCGGCTATGAACGAGGCGCCGGTGGATATGTTGATGGTACCAGCACGATCACCGCCGGTTCCAACGATGTCAATGAGGGTTTTCCCCTTTAGATTTACAGGAACGACTTTGCTCCTGATCACCGAAGCTGCGGAGGCTATCTCCTCCACGGTCTCTCCCTTGGCGCGAAGTCCCGCCAGGAAGGCCCCCACCAGGGCGTCGGGCTCACCGCCGGACAAGATGCTTTCCATGGCGTCCGCCATCTCTTGGGGAGCAAGGTTTTTCCCCGATAGGATCTTTTCAAGTTGCTCCTTTAGCATTGATGTCCCAGCTCCTTCCCAGCGGGTTTTGTGTGGTAGAAATTCCTGATGATCCTCATGCCCCCTTCGGTGAGTATCGATTCGGGATGAAACTGGACACCAAAGAGGGGAAGGCTTAGGTGTTGAAGCCCCATGACGGTTCCGTCGTCCGCCCTGGCGGTGACCGTTAACTCCTTGGGGAGAGAGTTTTCTTCCAACACCAGCGAGTGATAGCGGGTGGCTTTGAAAGGGGTGGGCAGTCCGTAGAAGATCCCCTTTCTGTTGTGATAGATGGAGGAGGTCTTGCCGTGGCACGGTTTAGCCGCCCGAACGAGGCGTCCACCCATGGCGCAACCTATCGCCTGGTGTCCCAGGCAGACCCCCATGATGGGGATCCGCCCCATGAAGACCCGGATCACTTCCATTGACACTCCCGCCTCCTCCGGGGTCCCGGGTCCAGGGGATATGACGATGTGTGAAGGGTTCATGGCCTTGATCTTTGAAAGTGTGATCCGGTCGTTTCGGAACGTCCGTACATCATCCAGCTCCGATAGGTACTGCACCAGGTTCCAGGTAAAGGAGTCGTAGTTGTCTATCATCAGGATCATCTCGTACCTTCTCCTTTCGCCGCCATCTGCAGGGCCCTTTTCATGGCTTTGAACATGGCCCCAGCCTTGCTTAGGGTCTCTTGGTACTCCATCTCCGGATCCGAATCGTAAACTACGCCCGCCCCGGCCTGAATGTGTACCCTGTCATCTTCTTTAACGATGGTCCTTATGGTTATGCAGGTGTCCATGCTCCCCTGGAATCCCAGGTAGCCCACCGCTCCCGCGTATGGTCCCCTTGGGGTGCCTTCCAGCTCTCCTATGATCTCCATTGCCCTGATCTTGGGAGCCCCCGATACGGTGCCCGCCGGGAAGGAGGAGATCAGAAGGTCCAGCGGAGTAGCCTCTGGTCTTTTTTGCCCTTCCACCTGAGATACGATGTGCATCACCTGGGAGTACTGCTCTATGCCCATGAGCTCGGTGACCCTTACGCTTCCGGGCTGGCATATCCTTCCAAGGTCGTTGCGGGCCAGGTCAACCAGCATTATGTGCTCCGCCCTTTCCTTTTCGTTCCCCAGCAGTTCCAGTGCGGCGCGCCTGTCCTCCTCTTCCGTATCTCCCCTTCTGCGGGTTCCGGCGAGCGGACGAGTGACGGCCTTGGATCCCGCGAGCTTCACATGGAGCTCCGGCGACGAGCCTATGAGGGTGATATTCGGCAGTTCCAGTAGGAAGTGATATGGGGAGGGGTTGCATGCCTTGAGGGCTCGGTAGATTAGCGTGGCGGGAAGGTTGGTTTTGGCGGAGAACCTTTGGGAGAGGACCACCTGACATATGTCCCCCGCTATTATGTGCTCCCGCCCCTTTCGGACCATGTCTAGGAAGTCCTCTTTCGTCATGAGTGGCTTTAGTGGATTGAGGAAAAAGGAGGTCCCTTGGGGCATTTTATGGTCTAGATAGGACTCCAGGAATCCCCTTAGGCCCTCCAGTTTTAAACAGGCCATCCTGTATAGCCCCTCTAGGCCTTCCTTTCCCATGTCCCTTGGGATGTGTTGGTTAACCACCAGGAACAGCTTGTCACCTAGGTGGTCTATGGCTATCACGGAGGAGAACCCCATGAGTGACGCCATTGGGAGATGAGAGCAGGGCAGGGCTTTGCCTTCGTTTCTGTGGAACAGATCCTCCCAGGCGCTTATTATGTCGTATGCGAAGTATCCCGCCGCTCCTCCAAGGAACGGGGGAAGGTCATCTCTGACGGGAGGGTATGTGCCGGCCAGGTAGTTTCCCAGGGCTTTTTTAAGCCCATCCCTGCCGGGGAACTCCGCCAAGGTCCTGCCCTGGGGGCTGGTTTCAATGCAGATGTTGTTGGAAAATGTGAAAATTCTGTCCGGCTCGGTTCCTATAAATGAATACCTGCCCCACCTGCCCTGTGGGTCCGGGGTCTCCATGAGGAAGCTTCCTTGGGGAGACCTTTTGAGACTTTCGTAGATCATGAGGGGGTCCCGTCCCTGGAGGCTTAGTTCCATTATCACCGGTACTCTTTCGAATTCAGAGCAGAGCCTTATGAAATCCTCAAGGGACGTAAGATTTTCTCTTCCCCTGATTTCGTGAACTCCCATGCCTTGATCCTCCTTGTGGGAAATTAAAAGAGCCGGGGGCTCTTGTGTTAAGGCCCCCGGCTTAGTGGTTTTATCAGCTGAAGAACGACAGAGGGGCCTTGGAAGCGGTTCCGGCAAGGATCCACCTCCAAGGCCCATCGCTGATTTGGACGTCGGCGATTTATATGGCCCTTGGCGGCGGACTCAGGGAGCCCGCCACCACCAGTTTTGAAGTCTTAGGAAAAGCATCTTGGGTTAATCCTCCTTGGATCTGGATATTGGAAGGGATTTTAGGGTTCAGTGTTTTCGTTGTCAAGGGTGAAATATCAGGGTTCATGGGGTCTTATCGGGTTTTAGGGAGGAGGAGCGCTTTTATTTGTAACGTGCTCGGTGGTTTATTCGATAAATAAACAAACGAGATGGATCGATGTGGCAATTTTATTAAATATTTATTCCCTAGGAGTTGGCTTTGTTGACAAACTATCCAATCCCCTTGACGTGGCTCGGCAAATTAGGTGTAATATAAAACAGTTGGTTTTTGCAACTATTGGGGGTGCTTAGGTTTGAGGCCATCGGATTCGGGCATGAGGGAGAAAGCCTCGGCCCTTAGAGCGGCCCTTAGGGGCCTTGTGAGGGGCCTTGGCCTTCTGGACAGGGATGGGGCATGCTGTGGGGGGGTAACCTTGGCCCAGTGTCACGCCCTAGGAGAGATCGCAGACTCCGGCGGGCTGTCGTTGATGGAGCTGTCCCGAAGGCTTGGGCTCCATAAGAGCACCGTGAGCAGGACCGTTGATCCTCTGGTGGAAATGGGGTTGGTGGCCCAGGAGAGGGATCCATTGGACAGGAGGCGGTACGTTCTGTCCCTCACAGCTAAGGGGGTGGAGGTGGAAAGACGCATATCCGCCACCGTGGAGCTTCGGTGTCTTCGGATACTCGAGGCCCTTGACCCAGCATCCCATGACAAGGTGCTTTCCGGGGTGGAGGAACTGCTCATGGGGCTTAGAAAGGCCCTTGAGAAGGAAGAAGGGGAGTGTGATTGCGTTGACCTTTAGTGATTTTTCTTCCCACGGGGCAAGGGAGATAAAGGAGAAGGTGAGGAAGAGGTACGCGGAGAACCTGGTTTCGAGAAGCTGTTGTGGCAGCTGCGGCTGTGGAGGCTTGGAGGCCATAACGGAGGGTAACTACGGCGAAGAGCACATGTCCGTGGTGCCCCAGGGGGCGGAGCACGTGTCCTTTGGATGCGGCAACCCGGTGGAGCACGCGGATCTCATGCCCGGGGAGCGGGTGCTGGACCTTGGGTGTGGAACTGGGCTTGACGCCCTGCTGGCGGCGGTGCAGGTGGGGCCTGAGGGGTCCGTGGTGGGGCTTGACATGACGCCCCAGATGATAGAGAGGGCCCGATCCAACCGAATGGCCTGGGGGCTTGACAACGTGGAGTTCCTCCTGGGGGAGGATGGAGCGCATACCCCTGCCGGATCTATCGGTGGACGTGGTCATCTCCAACTGCGTGATCAACCTTTCCCCTTTGAAGGAGGCGGTTTTCGCCGAGTCCTTCCGGGTTCTCAAGGAGGGTGGGCGTTTTGTGGCCGCCGACGTGGTGGCCCTGCGCCCGGTCCCTGCTGAGCTTAAGCGGAACTTTGAGGCCTTCAGCGGATGTCTTGCAGGGGCCCTTTCGGTGGAGGGTTTCCGTTCGATGCTCCTTGAGGGGGGGTTTTGCTCTGTAGATGTGAAGGTTATTAAGAAGTACCGATTCTCAGGTGAAGACGCGGAACGGCTCTTCGGGGCCGAGGTGGAACAGTTGGACCAGGCCTTCGGCAGCGCGGTGGTGTTGGCTAGGAAGGGGGCGGCCCGTTGAGTCCCCGATTGCCTTTCAACAGTTTTTTTGACCCCTTGGGAGACGTGCTGTTCTCCACGCTCAAGGACTCCGCCGTGGAGACAAGGGAGCTCTTCATGCTCTTAAGGTCCCGAGGGCTCACCGATCGGGGGCTTGAAGCCCACAGGGAGCACATGATCGTGGCGCTCAGCGGAAGGCGGCTCATAGGCGCCGTGGGGGCAGTTCCCTTGGGTTCCTGGGGCATGATAAGGTCCCTGTGCGTCCTTCCGGATTTTGAAGGCCTTGGGATCGGCGGAGAACTGCTTAGGCTTGGGGAGGAACGGCTGCTTGAACAGGGGACCTCTCGGGCGTGGCTCATCAGTGGCTCATCACCGGCGGGGCGGAGGGTTATTTCACCTTCAAGGGATATGAACGGGCCTTGCAGGTTCCAAGCCCCGTAGCCCATGCCCTTGGGGTCTTGGGCTGCCCTTCCTGCGCCGTCACGATGTTCAAGGATCTCATGCCTTAGGAGGTGCCCTTGCGAGATGCCCAGTGAGCTTAAGAATCTTAGGGCCTGGTCCCCTTGACTAGCCCGCCTTGGGCTAGTAGAATACCTCTCGTCAGTGCCGGGGTGGTGGAACTGGTAGACACGCACGTTTGAGGGGCGTGTGGGGAAACCCGTACGAGTTCGAGTCTCGTCCCCGGCACCATTTTTTTGCCTCCGTTGGTGTTTCATTTCCCCCTTCGGCGCCGTTCCATCCTGGACGGCGCCGAAGCTCTTTCCCCCTTGGGGTAACTTCCCTTCTTTCCCACGGTGACGGTCACCTTGGATGGTACAATTGAAAAGGCATGGGCGTTTAGCCCTTTGGTGCGCCGTAATTTAATTCCGTGGGGGTTTTATTTCAATGGCCATACTCATAACCGGCGCGGCCGGTTACATAGGAAGCCACTGCTGCGTTGAGACCCTGGAGGCGGGGTATCAAGTGGTGGGATTGGATAGCTTCGTGAACAGCAAGCCGGAGGTGCTTAACCGCATCAAGGCCATAACGGGCAGGGATTTCCTGTTCTACCGGGGGGACATGAGGGACAAGGACCTCCTGGACAGGATTTTCACCGAGAATCAGGTGGACACGGTCATCCACTTCGCGGGTCTTAAGGCGGTGGGGGAGTCGGTGGAGCGACCCCTGGACTACTACGATAACAACGTCTGCGGCACCGTTACGCTGTGCGACGCCATGCTCCGCCACGGGGTAAGGCGCGTGGTCTTCAGCTCCTCCGCCACCGTTTACGGCACCCCCGAACGGTGCCCCATACCGGAGGATGCCCCCTTGGGCCCCGAGAGCCCTTACGGCAGGACCAAGCTCATGATAGAGGAGATCCTAAGGGACCTCTGCTCCGCAAAGGAGGGGCTGCTGTCCGCGGTCCTGCTTCGCTACTTCAACCCCATAGGAGCCCATCCCAGCGGCATGATAGGGGAGGACCCCCAGGGGATACCTAACAACCTGATGCCCTACATAACCCAGGTGGCCTGCGGGAGGCTTGAGGAGTTAAAGGTCTTTGGTGGCGACTACGACACCCCCGACGGAACCCCCGTGAGGGACTACATACACGTGGTCGACCTGGCCAAGGGACACATCAGGGCCATCGAGAAGGCCGCCTCGTCAAAGGGTGTGATGGTCTACAACCTGGGCACCGGAAGGGGGTACAGCGTCCTCGAGGTGATAAAGGCCTTTGAGGCCGCCACGGGGATAAGCATACCCTACAGGATAGTTGACCGCCGTCCCGGGGACGTGCCGGTTTGTTATGCGGACCCCTCAAAGGCCCTGAGGGAACTTCAATGGCGGCCGGAGATGGACATAAACCAAATGTGCAGGGACTCCTGGAACTGGCAGAGCAGGAACCCCATGGGATACGACGCCCGATGACCTTTAAAGTTGCGGAACTGCACCAATGGTCCCTTGTTGCCCCCCTCTTAGCCTCCTAGGAGGGGGAAGGATCCCCTGGGAGATGGGGAATTGTGGTCTTAGAGGAGGCATGTTCCATGGCCTATGGTGGTAACGGCCGAAAGGGCCGCGAAGGGGGCAAAGAACTTCGTTTTCTTCCCGCCACCCCCGAGGAGGTGGCGCGCCTTGGCTGGGACTCTCCGGACTTTCTCCTCATAACCGGAGATGCCTATGTGGACCATCCTTCCTTTGGACACGCGGTGGTGGCCCGCTGGCTCGAGGCGCTGGGCTTTAAGGTGGCGGTGGCCCCCCAGCCTAGGTGGGACAGCCCGGAGGAGCTCTTGGCCTACGGAAGGCCCAAGCTTGCGGTGCTCATAAGCGGCGGCAACGTGGACTCCATGGTGGCCAACTACACCTCCGAGCGGCATCGGCGCTTAAGGGACCTCTACTCCCCCGACGGCGTTCCGGGGCTGCGTCCCGACAGGGCGGTCATCGTATACTCCAATCTGGC encodes the following:
- a CDS encoding methyltransferase domain-containing protein; amino-acid sequence: MINLSPLKEAVFAESFRVLKEGGRFVAADVVALRPVPAELKRNFEAFSGCLAGALSVEGFRSMLLEGGFCSVDVKVIKKYRFSGEDAERLFGAEVEQLDQAFGSAVVLARKGAAR
- a CDS encoding methyltransferase domain-containing protein, which gives rise to MTFSDFSSHGAREIKEKVRKRYAENLVSRSCCGSCGCGGLEAITEGNYGEEHMSVVPQGAEHVSFGCGNPVEHADLMPGERVLDLGCGTGLDALLAAVQVGPEGSVVGLDMTPQMIERARSNRMAWGLDNVEFLLGEDGAHTPAGSIGGRGHLQLRDQPFPFEGGGFRRVLPGSQGGWAFCGRRRGGPAPGPC
- a CDS encoding GNAT family N-acetyltransferase, translated to MSPRLPFNSFFDPLGDVLFSTLKDSAVETRELFMLLRSRGLTDRGLEAHREHMIVALSGRRLIGAVGAVPLGSWGMIRSLCVLPDFEGLGIGGELLRLGEERLLEQGTSRAWLISGSSPAGRRVISPSRDMNGPCRFQAP
- the galE gene encoding UDP-glucose 4-epimerase GalE; the protein is MAILITGAAGYIGSHCCVETLEAGYQVVGLDSFVNSKPEVLNRIKAITGRDFLFYRGDMRDKDLLDRIFTENQVDTVIHFAGLKAVGESVERPLDYYDNNVCGTVTLCDAMLRHGVRRVVFSSSATVYGTPERCPIPEDAPLGPESPYGRTKLMIEEILRDLCSAKEGLLSAVLLRYFNPIGAHPSGMIGEDPQGIPNNLMPYITQVACGRLEELKVFGGDYDTPDGTPVRDYIHVVDLAKGHIRAIEKAASSKGVMVYNLGTGRGYSVLEVIKAFEAATGISIPYRIVDRRPGDVPVCYADPSKALRELQWRPEMDINQMCRDSWNWQSRNPMGYDAR